The Candidatus Omnitrophota bacterium genome window below encodes:
- a CDS encoding permease: MKDWKKFLYILAAFLACFYLPVENMRFNNAVFEALALVKWYAREHVLLCLVPAFFIAGAISVFVSQASVMKYFGAKANKFLSYSVASVSGTILAVCSCTVLPLFSGIYKRGAGLGPAVVFLYSGPAINVLAIILTARILGWQLGLARAIGAVIFSIVIGLLMHLIFLKEERARHASGDLQLGEVKVTRPLWKDIIYFFSMVAILVFANWGRPLEGDTGIWSLIYASKWWITGFFLIVLGFSIFRWFKKDELKEWTGATWGFALQILPLLLGGVLVSGFLLGRVGHEGVIPSRFVEMLVGGNSLRANFFSSIVAAFMYFATLTEVPILQGLIGSGMGKGPALALLLAGPALSLPSMLVIRGIIGTKKTVVYVALVVVMATISGMIFGAIVK, encoded by the coding sequence ATGAAAGATTGGAAAAAGTTTCTATATATATTAGCAGCATTTCTGGCTTGTTTTTATCTGCCGGTAGAAAATATGCGTTTTAATAACGCGGTCTTTGAAGCATTAGCGCTTGTTAAGTGGTATGCGCGGGAGCACGTGCTCTTGTGTTTGGTTCCGGCTTTCTTTATTGCAGGAGCGATATCGGTGTTTGTCAGCCAAGCGTCAGTGATGAAGTATTTCGGCGCTAAGGCAAATAAATTTCTTTCCTATAGCGTTGCCTCGGTATCGGGAACGATTCTAGCGGTATGCTCATGTACTGTGTTACCTTTATTCTCCGGTATTTATAAAAGAGGAGCTGGACTTGGTCCTGCGGTTGTGTTTCTTTATTCAGGGCCTGCCATAAATGTTTTGGCGATTATCCTAACAGCGCGTATTCTTGGCTGGCAGCTAGGGTTAGCACGAGCCATAGGCGCGGTTATTTTTAGTATTGTTATCGGATTGCTCATGCATTTAATTTTTCTTAAGGAGGAGCGCGCTCGCCATGCGAGCGGAGATTTACAATTAGGTGAGGTTAAAGTGACTCGGCCACTATGGAAAGATATTATTTATTTCTTCTCTATGGTCGCCATACTTGTTTTCGCCAACTGGGGGAGGCCTTTAGAAGGAGATACAGGAATTTGGAGTTTAATCTATGCTTCCAAATGGTGGATTACAGGATTTTTCTTAATAGTTTTAGGATTTAGTATTTTTAGGTGGTTTAAAAAGGATGAATTAAAGGAATGGACCGGAGCGACATGGGGTTTTGCGCTTCAGATTCTGCCGCTTCTTTTAGGAGGGGTGCTTGTATCTGGATTTCTTTTGGGAAGGGTTGGACATGAGGGGGTTATTCCTTCGCGGTTTGTTGAAATGCTGGTGGGAGGGAATTCCTTACGGGCGAATTTCTTTTCATCGATTGTTGCGGCATTTATGTATTTTGCCACATTAACCGAAGTACCTATTTTGCAGGGTCTTATTGGCTCCGGGATGGGCAAGGGGCCTGCTTTAGCGCTTCTTTTGGCGGGACCCGCTTTGAGTTTGCCGAGTATGCTGGTCATTCGGGGTATTATAGGTACTAAGAAAACGGTGGTATATGTGGCGTTGGTTGTGGTGATGGCGACCATAAGTGGCATGATCTTTGGGGCGATAGTTAAGTAG
- a CDS encoding nitrophenyl compound nitroreductase subunit ArsF family protein: MKKLLLVLLAVVVLSSVGIIFSPLAQAVENVNGAHVVVYYFHGQMRCPTCHKLEQYSKEVIETNFKDALASGKLEFKVVNVEDKGNEHYGKDYQLYTKSLILSLVKDGKEVKWTNMDKIWEYVSNKPRFIDYVKSGVTDLLREAK, translated from the coding sequence TTGAAGAAACTATTACTCGTTCTTCTGGCGGTTGTTGTACTAAGTAGCGTTGGCATAATTTTTTCACCTCTAGCTCAAGCAGTAGAGAATGTGAATGGTGCGCATGTGGTTGTTTATTATTTCCATGGACAGATGCGGTGTCCGACCTGCCACAAGTTGGAGCAGTATTCAAAGGAAGTAATAGAAACTAACTTTAAGGATGCGCTTGCGTCCGGAAAACTGGAGTTTAAGGTTGTTAATGTGGAGGATAAAGGCAATGAGCATTATGGGAAGGACTATCAGCTTTACACTAAATCTCTTATTCTGTCCTTAGTCAAAGATGGGAAGGAAGTAAAGTGGACTAATATGGATAAGATTTGGGAGTATGTTAGTAATAAGCCGAGATTTATTGATTATGTAAAGAGCGGGGTTACCGATTTATTAAGGGAAGCTAAATGA
- a CDS encoding cation diffusion facilitator family transporter, which yields MHRENNKESRLIISAGLNLVTTAAQIIGGVFSGSLSLISDALHNLSDTVALVISFFAVRLAKRKNTEAQTFGYKRAEILAALFNACALVVVSIFLFKEAIARFSHPHPINGVLMLSVASVGLIANIVSVFLLKAHAHEDLNIRAAYVHLFSDFLSSIAVIIGALAILISKAYWIDPALTILIGIYVLREGYKIIEESTRILMQHVPKRINLREIQARIEGIEGVKDIHHAHLWAVTERDIHFEAHINVSRDMPVSETCLLVRQVEEALKESFAITHVTLQVEFNSCKGVSLIKV from the coding sequence ATGCATAGAGAAAATAACAAAGAAAGTCGGCTAATTATATCTGCAGGGCTTAATTTGGTAACAACTGCAGCGCAAATTATCGGTGGTGTCTTTTCAGGAAGTCTTTCGCTGATCTCTGACGCGCTGCATAATTTAAGCGATACTGTGGCTTTGGTGATTAGTTTCTTTGCGGTGCGCCTCGCTAAGCGTAAGAATACCGAAGCCCAGACTTTCGGCTATAAGCGTGCTGAGATTCTGGCTGCGCTCTTTAATGCCTGCGCGCTGGTAGTAGTCTCAATATTTCTATTTAAGGAGGCCATTGCCAGATTTTCTCATCCGCACCCGATCAACGGCGTGCTTATGTTGTCTGTGGCTTCAGTTGGATTAATTGCCAACATTGTTTCCGTATTTCTTCTTAAAGCGCATGCACATGAGGATTTAAATATACGGGCAGCATATGTACATCTTTTCTCTGATTTTCTTTCTTCTATTGCGGTAATTATTGGCGCCTTGGCGATTCTAATATCAAAAGCCTATTGGATTGACCCGGCTTTGACTATTCTTATTGGTATCTATGTATTGAGGGAAGGATATAAGATTATCGAAGAAAGCACCCGCATTCTCATGCAACATGTCCCAAAAAGAATAAACTTAAGGGAAATTCAGGCGCGCATAGAAGGAATTGAAGGAGTAAAAGACATTCACCACGCTCACCTGTGGGCGGTAACCGAACGGGATATTCATTTTGAAGCGCATATCAATGTATCGCGGGATATGCCGGTCAGCGAGACGTGTCTTTTAGTAAGGCAAGTAGAAGAAGCGCTTAAAGAAAGTTTCGCTATTACTCATGTGACTTTGCAGGTTGAGTTTAATTCGTGTAAAGGAGTTAGCTTGATTAAGGTCTGA
- a CDS encoding aromatic aminobenezylarsenical efflux permease ArsG family transporter, which yields MTEMFISLASALWLGILTSISPCPLASNVAAISFLSKKIAHPALVFISGLAYTLGRMVSYAVLGWIIINSLLSVPQVAQFLQKYMGKALGPLLIFTGLVLLEIIPLRLPGLLLSQKHHNKLVESGAPGAFLLGFIFALAFCPISAALYFGSFIPLAINSESGIALPFIYGIGTGLPVFAFAVAIALGVTSLSHWFNKITRLEYYTRKITGIIFILVGLYYAGIYILRLF from the coding sequence ATGACAGAGATGTTTATAAGCCTTGCGTCAGCTTTGTGGTTGGGAATTTTAACTTCCATTAGTCCGTGCCCTTTAGCCAGTAACGTGGCTGCCATTTCGTTTCTCTCTAAGAAAATAGCGCATCCGGCGCTGGTGTTTATTTCAGGTTTGGCGTATACGCTTGGGCGGATGGTTTCTTATGCTGTCCTGGGATGGATTATTATTAATTCACTATTAAGTGTTCCTCAAGTTGCCCAGTTCTTGCAGAAGTATATGGGTAAAGCTTTAGGGCCGCTGTTAATCTTTACCGGCCTCGTGCTGCTTGAGATAATACCACTTCGTCTTCCCGGGCTGTTGCTATCGCAAAAGCATCATAATAAGCTTGTAGAATCCGGCGCTCCGGGTGCCTTTTTGCTTGGTTTTATTTTTGCTCTGGCATTTTGCCCTATTTCTGCTGCGTTATACTTCGGGAGTTTTATTCCTTTAGCGATTAACAGTGAAAGCGGTATCGCACTGCCATTCATTTACGGAATTGGAACAGGTTTGCCGGTTTTTGCATTTGCTGTTGCCATTGCCTTAGGCGTGACATCATTGAGTCATTGGTTTAATAAAATCACAAGGCTCGAATACTATACCCGAAAGATTACCGGGATCATATTTATCCTTGTTGGCCTGTACTATGCAGGAATATATATTCTGAGGTTATTTTAA
- a CDS encoding HNH endonuclease signature motif containing protein, with translation MPNQKCKICGKEFYTKPFHVKKGWGKYCSIKCRSKSQFNGKWVKCVNCGRKIYRTPRDYRKSKSKRFFCSVGCHCSWENKNVRCGVNAPNWIAGENAYRDIMRRSGIVKKCNKCGIDDKRILAVHHKDGNRKNNVIENLEWLCRNCHFIVHWY, from the coding sequence ATGCCAAATCAAAAATGTAAGATTTGCGGTAAAGAATTCTATACAAAGCCTTTTCATGTGAAGAAAGGTTGGGGTAAATATTGTTCTATAAAATGTCGTTCTAAATCTCAATTTAATGGAAAATGGGTCAAATGCGTTAACTGCGGAAGGAAAATTTATAGGACCCCGCGTGATTATAGAAAATCAAAAAGCAAAAGATTTTTTTGTTCAGTAGGTTGCCATTGTTCATGGGAAAATAAAAACGTGCGTTGTGGCGTTAATGCGCCAAATTGGATTGCTGGAGAAAATGCTTATAGGGATATAATGAGAAGGTCCGGTATAGTAAAAAAATGTAATAAATGCGGAATAGATGATAAAAGAATTTTGGCAGTCCATCATAAAGACGGGAATAGAAAAAATAATGTAATAGAAAATTTAGAATGGCTCTGTCGCAATTGTCATTTTATTGTTCATTGGTATTAG
- a CDS encoding DUF134 domain-containing protein, protein MRPKKTRWVKCIPGERCFKPLCKPLNKLEGVFLTLDEFEAVRLACLEGLKQVEAAKLMKISRSTFSRIITLAHRKIADGLVNIKAIRIEGGCCKIKGRGKQ, encoded by the coding sequence TTGAGGCCAAAGAAAACTAGATGGGTAAAGTGTATTCCAGGTGAAAGGTGTTTTAAACCACTTTGTAAACCTTTAAATAAGCTGGAAGGGGTCTTTTTGACACTTGATGAGTTTGAGGCTGTGCGTCTAGCCTGTCTTGAAGGATTAAAACAGGTAGAAGCGGCAAAGTTAATGAAGATTTCCCGGTCGACTTTCTCTAGAATTATTACTTTAGCGCACCGTAAGATAGCTGATGGATTAGTTAATATAAAAGCAATTAGGATTGAAGGCGGTTGCTGTAAGATTAAGGGGAGGGGCAAGCAATGA
- the arsB gene encoding ACR3 family arsenite efflux transporter, which yields MERAVHEERHLGVFEKYLTLWVFVCIGLGVLTGKVAPQAAKLLDGMAIYVNGAPVVSIPIAICLFFMMYPIMVKIDFAEVIKAGKSPKPVWLTLFVNWAIKPFTMYAIAYIFLGILFKGFIGVEAMDFVKLPPGADWLLGSIHGSGTVVMHEGLKVLQVPLWRSYFAGCILLGIAPCTAMVLVWGFLAKGNDGHTLVMVAINSLTMLLLYGVLGGFLLGVGRMPVPWQALLLSIVIYVALPLITGYFSRKLIVALKGIEWFNKKFLHVLSPVSIIALLFTLVLLFSFKGEIILGQPLTILWIAVPLFIQTCLIFIVTYWLAKKLKLKYEDAAPSAMVGASNHFEVAIATATMLFGISSGVALATVVGVLIEVPVMLMLVKFCLRTRSWFTR from the coding sequence ATGGAGAGAGCTGTTCATGAAGAAAGGCATCTAGGAGTATTTGAGAAATATCTCACGCTTTGGGTTTTTGTATGTATTGGATTAGGTGTATTGACCGGTAAAGTTGCTCCGCAGGCGGCCAAGTTGCTTGATGGTATGGCGATTTATGTAAATGGAGCCCCGGTAGTTTCAATTCCGATCGCGATCTGTTTATTTTTCATGATGTATCCCATAATGGTCAAGATTGATTTTGCCGAAGTCATCAAAGCCGGGAAATCCCCAAAACCGGTATGGCTTACACTTTTCGTGAATTGGGCAATCAAGCCTTTTACGATGTATGCCATAGCTTATATTTTTCTGGGAATTTTGTTTAAAGGGTTTATTGGTGTAGAGGCGATGGATTTTGTTAAGCTTCCTCCCGGGGCTGACTGGTTGTTGGGTTCCATCCATGGTTCAGGAACAGTGGTCATGCATGAAGGTTTAAAGGTTCTTCAGGTGCCGCTGTGGCGTAGTTATTTCGCGGGTTGTATTCTGCTGGGGATTGCTCCCTGTACCGCCATGGTTTTAGTTTGGGGTTTTTTGGCTAAAGGCAATGATGGTCATACCTTGGTGATGGTGGCGATTAATTCACTAACTATGCTTTTGCTTTACGGAGTTTTAGGCGGGTTTCTTTTGGGTGTTGGAAGGATGCCGGTTCCCTGGCAGGCGTTATTATTATCGATCGTTATTTATGTGGCATTGCCTCTTATCACAGGATACTTTTCGCGGAAGTTGATTGTAGCGCTAAAAGGTATAGAATGGTTTAATAAGAAATTTTTACATGTATTGAGCCCGGTTTCAATTATTGCGCTCTTGTTTACGCTTGTGCTTTTGTTTTCCTTTAAAGGGGAGATTATCCTTGGGCAGCCGTTAACTATCCTTTGGATAGCGGTTCCGCTTTTTATCCAGACTTGTTTAATATTTATAGTCACCTATTGGCTGGCTAAAAAGTTAAAATTAAAATATGAGGATGCGGCTCCTTCAGCGATGGTGGGGGCAAGTAATCATTTTGAGGTGGCGATTGCTACCGCAACCATGCTATTTGGTATTTCTTCAGGGGTAGCGCTGGCGACCGTGGTCGGGGTATTGATTGAAGTGCCGGTAATGCTGATGTTAGTCAAGTTTTGCTTGCGGACACGCAGTTGGTTTACGCGTTAG
- a CDS encoding (Fe-S)-binding protein, with product MEINKSKQYEIIVFPNQDEGLKAQGILISKGLDFKHISTLAVVVTEEHKETACLTIIDGDVLISGCYPFLYRDYEEDYFKKAQEYKALESDDEFLKSITLCYVAPCMADEKKIRLIGYLDRDITEILPYINAVIKGASYNKNASTLTYAKERQMINLYNIKITVAKAGDIIDAWVVLDEVKKLINDTYRRRDSIKPNYEEKVKVTALQIYGWLPKTNCKACREATCLAFACRLLLGEQKLSNCTPLSTEPKFSENNKIMQEMAEALGV from the coding sequence TTGGAAATAAACAAGAGCAAACAGTATGAAATTATTGTTTTTCCGAATCAAGATGAGGGTTTAAAAGCCCAGGGAATCTTGATTTCTAAAGGGTTAGATTTTAAGCATATTTCTACTTTGGCAGTAGTTGTTACTGAAGAACACAAAGAGACGGCGTGTTTGACTATTATTGATGGGGATGTGCTGATTAGCGGGTGCTATCCGTTTTTATATCGTGATTATGAAGAAGATTATTTTAAAAAAGCGCAAGAATATAAGGCGCTGGAATCAGACGATGAATTTCTAAAGAGTATCACGTTGTGCTATGTGGCTCCCTGCATGGCCGATGAAAAGAAAATCCGGCTCATCGGATACCTTGACCGGGATATTACGGAAATCTTGCCGTATATTAATGCTGTTATTAAGGGCGCTTCATATAACAAGAACGCTTCCACATTGACCTACGCCAAAGAACGTCAAATGATTAATCTTTATAATATTAAGATTACCGTTGCCAAGGCAGGCGATATTATTGATGCCTGGGTCGTTTTAGATGAAGTTAAGAAGTTGATTAACGACACGTATCGTAGACGCGATAGCATCAAGCCTAATTACGAAGAAAAAGTTAAAGTAACGGCGCTTCAAATCTATGGTTGGCTTCCTAAAACTAATTGTAAGGCATGCAGGGAAGCGACATGCCTTGCTTTTGCGTGCAGGCTTTTATTGGGAGAACAGAAACTTTCAAACTGTACACCACTGTCAACGGAACCAAAATTTTCCGAGAATAATAAAATTATGCAGGAGATGGCAGAAGCATTAGGTGTTTAA
- a CDS encoding thioredoxin family protein yields the protein MKIEILGVGCPKCKQLTANAESALKELGICVDIAKITDIGKITEYGVMMTPALAIDGTVVSAGKVLSKDEIKKILSK from the coding sequence ATGAAAATAGAAATTTTAGGGGTAGGTTGCCCAAAGTGTAAGCAATTAACCGCAAATGCAGAAAGCGCACTTAAGGAGCTTGGTATTTGCGTGGATATTGCCAAGATTACCGATATCGGTAAGATCACCGAATATGGGGTGATGATGACGCCGGCATTAGCAATTGACGGCACGGTGGTTTCGGCGGGTAAGGTATTAAGTAAGGATGAGATTAAAAAGATTCTCTCAAAATAG
- the rph gene encoding ribonuclease PH, with product MRIDGRGNDKIRKVNITRNYIKFPEGSCLIELGNTKVICTASVDEFVPPFLRGSGTGWVTAEYGMLPRSCGTRIPRGKDSGRTYEIQRLIGRSLRAITEMKYLGERTIWIDCDVIQGDGGTRTASITGSFIALVDALQKLKKDGKISKVPVQDYVAATSVGMLNGDLLLDLCYEEDSKAEVDMNVIMTGSGEFIEVQGNAERKPFSKEKMDTMLDFAKKGIEELFSVQRKLVGDILL from the coding sequence ATGCGTATTGACGGACGCGGTAATGACAAAATCAGAAAAGTTAACATAACCAGAAATTATATTAAATTTCCGGAAGGCTCTTGTTTAATAGAATTAGGGAATACCAAAGTAATCTGTACTGCATCCGTTGATGAATTTGTCCCGCCGTTTTTAAGGGGCTCAGGCACAGGCTGGGTTACCGCCGAGTACGGAATGCTCCCTCGTTCATGCGGAACGCGTATCCCGCGCGGAAAAGATTCCGGCCGCACTTATGAAATTCAGCGTTTAATCGGCAGATCCCTTCGGGCAATTACCGAGATGAAGTATTTAGGTGAGCGTACCATTTGGATTGATTGTGATGTTATTCAAGGTGACGGCGGTACGCGTACCGCTTCAATTACCGGAAGTTTCATTGCTTTAGTTGATGCTTTACAAAAACTTAAAAAAGATGGCAAGATTAGTAAGGTTCCCGTACAGGATTATGTTGCCGCAACCAGCGTTGGGATGCTAAATGGAGATTTGTTGTTAGATTTGTGTTATGAGGAGGATTCTAAAGCCGAAGTAGATATGAATGTGATTATGACTGGTTCGGGTGAATTTATCGAAGTGCAGGGTAATGCGGAACGCAAGCCTTTTTCCAAAGAAAAAATGGATACAATGCTTGATTTCGCCAAAAAAGGAATTGAAGAACTTTTTAGTGTTCAGAGAAAACTTGTCGGAGACATATTGCTATAA
- a CDS encoding arsenate reductase ArsC has product MMDKKRVLFICVHNSARSQMAESFLKEMAGYKFEVESAGLEPGKLNPVVVEVMREVGIDISQNKTKSVFDFYKQGKQYDYVITVCDESQSGACPVFPGKGERLHWGFDDPSGFQGTWEEKLEKIRQVRDKIKQKIIEWLK; this is encoded by the coding sequence ATGATGGACAAAAAACGGGTTTTATTTATTTGTGTGCATAATTCGGCAAGGTCTCAAATGGCCGAGTCCTTTTTAAAAGAGATGGCGGGGTATAAGTTTGAGGTTGAAAGTGCTGGCCTTGAGCCGGGCAAGCTAAATCCCGTAGTTGTCGAGGTCATGAGAGAGGTAGGTATAGACATTTCGCAGAATAAGACCAAGAGCGTTTTTGATTTCTATAAACAGGGCAAACAATATGATTACGTCATTACTGTCTGCGACGAATCGCAGTCAGGCGCATGTCCTGTGTTTCCTGGTAAGGGCGAGCGGCTTCATTGGGGATTTGATGATCCTTCTGGGTTTCAGGGAACATGGGAGGAGAAGCTAGAGAAAATAAGGCAAGTGCGAGATAAGATAAAACAAAAAATTATCGAATGGCTTAAATGA
- a CDS encoding XTP/dITP diphosphatase, which translates to MKLVVATRNKKKLLEIKEILKGMDLTLLSLDTYKNSPRVVENGKTFKENAVKKAVKLARFTGELCLGEDSGLCVDALDGAPGIYSARFSGKDKSDIKNNFKLLKLLKDIPWQKRKAHYVCAVALADKQELIEVVEGRCNGLIAFEPKGAAGFGYDPVFYIPKYKKTFAQTGEKIKHKMSHRYHALKKAKRIIQKYIVKQVES; encoded by the coding sequence ATGAAGTTAGTAGTTGCTACACGAAACAAAAAGAAGTTGCTTGAGATAAAAGAAATTTTAAAGGGGATGGATTTAACTTTATTGTCCCTTGACACCTATAAAAATTCTCCGAGAGTAGTTGAGAATGGCAAGACTTTCAAGGAGAATGCGGTAAAGAAAGCGGTGAAATTAGCTCGATTTACAGGCGAGCTTTGCTTGGGCGAAGATTCCGGCTTGTGCGTCGACGCTCTGGATGGAGCTCCGGGGATTTATTCAGCGCGTTTCTCAGGGAAAGATAAAAGCGATATTAAGAATAATTTTAAATTACTTAAGTTACTTAAAGATATACCTTGGCAAAAAAGAAAAGCCCATTATGTTTGCGCTGTAGCGCTAGCCGATAAGCAGGAATTGATAGAAGTAGTTGAGGGAAGATGCAATGGTTTAATTGCCTTTGAACCTAAAGGCGCTGCCGGATTTGGATATGATCCGGTATTTTATATTCCAAAATATAAGAAGACATTCGCTCAAACGGGAGAAAAAATCAAGCATAAAATGAGCCACCGTTACCATGCTTTAAAAAAAGCCAAGCGGATAATCCAGAAATATATTGTTAAGCAAGTAGAGAGTTGA
- a CDS encoding GIY-YIG nuclease family protein encodes MFVYVLRSKKDKSLYIGSTKNVDQRFNSHNRGESLSTKSKRPWVLTRVEEYNSDSLALKREKFLKSGEGRRVLKNLTLFK; translated from the coding sequence ATGTTTGTTTACGTATTAAGAAGTAAAAAAGATAAAAGTCTCTATATAGGCTCAACAAAAAATGTAGATCAAAGGTTTAATAGCCATAATAGAGGAGAAAGTTTATCTACAAAATCGAAAAGACCGTGGGTATTAACTAGGGTTGAGGAATATAATAGTGATTCTTTAGCGTTAAAACGGGAAAAGTTTTTAAAAAGCGGTGAAGGTAGAAGGGTTCTTAAGAATCTAACTTTGTTTAAGTAA
- a CDS encoding FumA C-terminus/TtdB family hydratase beta subunit — protein MKKFNTLKAGQQIYFNGTIYTARDQAHKRMFEAIKKGKRLPFELKGAIIYYCGPTQAPKGKIIGSCGPTTSSRMDEFTPLLLTKGLSATIGKGSRSREVRDAIKKHRGVYFVTYAGCGALLSKYVKKAKTIAYRDLGPEAILKLEVKDFPLIVAIDANGGDIYDAY, from the coding sequence ATGAAAAAATTCAATACTTTAAAAGCCGGCCAACAGATTTATTTTAACGGGACAATTTATACAGCCCGAGACCAGGCGCATAAAAGAATGTTTGAGGCAATTAAAAAAGGAAAGCGGCTGCCTTTTGAATTAAAAGGAGCAATTATTTATTATTGCGGCCCAACGCAGGCACCCAAGGGAAAAATTATCGGTTCCTGCGGTCCGACGACTAGTTCGCGTATGGATGAGTTTACTCCGTTATTGCTGACTAAAGGATTAAGCGCAACGATTGGCAAAGGAAGCCGTTCTAGAGAAGTAAGAGATGCGATAAAAAAACACAGAGGAGTTTATTTTGTGACTTACGCCGGCTGCGGTGCGTTATTAAGTAAATATGTTAAGAAGGCTAAAACAATTGCTTACCGTGATTTAGGCCCGGAGGCAATCTTAAAATTAGAAGTAAAGGATTTTCCTTTGATTGTGGCAATTGATGCTAACGGAGGGGATATTTATGATGCGTATTGA
- a CDS encoding putative zinc-binding protein — MSAKNCMCQETGLLVFPCSGSSDVGELSDRVGRAIAKCGQAKMFCLAGIGAHISGMIESAKAAKKIISIDGCPVSCAKKTLEHAGFKIEAYNLKDLGFEKGKTKVDENSIKSATSKITGGKIEETITRSSGGCCTK, encoded by the coding sequence ATGTCAGCTAAAAATTGTATGTGTCAGGAAACAGGATTGTTGGTTTTTCCTTGTTCAGGCAGCTCGGATGTAGGAGAATTGTCTGATCGGGTTGGCAGAGCGATTGCCAAGTGCGGCCAGGCAAAGATGTTTTGTCTTGCCGGTATTGGGGCACATATTTCCGGGATGATTGAATCTGCCAAGGCAGCCAAGAAAATTATCTCTATTGATGGCTGCCCGGTTTCATGCGCCAAGAAGACGCTTGAGCATGCCGGCTTTAAAATCGAAGCATATAATCTCAAAGATTTGGGGTTTGAGAAAGGTAAGACCAAAGTCGATGAAAATTCTATTAAAAGTGCGACATCAAAAATAACAGGAGGAAAAATTGAAGAAACTATTACTCGTTCTTCTGGCGGTTGTTGTACTAAGTAG
- a CDS encoding DUF748 domain-containing protein, whose translation MENWKKIFTIIAIVVIFFSFAYAFLLVEAKNIIAEKIAQVTGHSTTISKLDIKPPLNLEIRDLEIQGLLKAGYIYISPSIPNLLFGRIALNKVKIVGPQLTYQRLAVPVPVQESSILVVETVPAAVAPAPVITPAPAAAAQHKVLPVTIKSLKVYSGKLDFIDSTAKSGVIKVMVKDIYFYLTNLSTVVKDSVTNFSLKGNISWNSGEPDGRLLAQGWINVYKKDMLATLKIENIDAIVFYPYYSTWVDLEKARIDKAKLNFSSNIKGVNNDVAAVCHLELADIVRKVRAPEEPQQKAERLTDAVLDMFKNMNQGKVVLDFTLHTKMDQPVFGFGDIKSAFEGKLMQGRAQAGLRPQDMLLFPAKMLQNGIKSGVDFSSAAVDGVFAVGNGIKEFFEDVINKPAPAAN comes from the coding sequence ATGGAAAACTGGAAAAAAATATTCACAATTATCGCAATTGTTGTTATCTTTTTTAGCTTTGCCTATGCCTTTCTCTTAGTGGAAGCTAAAAATATAATTGCAGAAAAGATTGCACAGGTAACCGGCCACTCTACCACTATAAGTAAGCTGGATATTAAACCGCCGCTAAATCTTGAGATAAGAGACCTGGAGATCCAAGGCCTGCTGAAGGCTGGTTATATTTATATATCGCCGAGCATTCCTAACCTTTTATTTGGCAGAATTGCTCTTAATAAAGTTAAAATTGTAGGACCGCAGCTTACTTATCAGCGTTTAGCTGTGCCTGTTCCAGTACAAGAGAGCAGTATCTTGGTTGTGGAAACTGTACCTGCGGCTGTTGCGCCTGCGCCTGTTATAACGCCTGCTCCTGCCGCCGCTGCGCAGCATAAAGTTTTGCCCGTAACCATAAAAAGCCTGAAAGTTTATTCTGGTAAGTTAGATTTTATCGATTCAACAGCAAAAAGCGGGGTCATAAAAGTTATGGTTAAGGATATTTACTTTTACCTAACTAATTTATCTACTGTTGTTAAGGATTCCGTAACTAATTTTAGTTTAAAAGGCAATATTTCTTGGAATAGCGGTGAGCCTGACGGCAGGCTCCTTGCGCAGGGATGGATAAATGTTTATAAGAAGGATATGTTGGCTACTTTAAAGATTGAAAATATCGACGCCATTGTTTTTTATCCTTATTATTCAACTTGGGTGGATTTGGAGAAGGCGCGCATTGATAAGGCTAAGTTAAATTTCAGCAGTAATATTAAAGGGGTAAATAATGATGTTGCGGCGGTTTGCCACTTAGAATTAGCTGATATCGTGCGTAAGGTGCGGGCTCCTGAGGAGCCGCAGCAAAAGGCAGAGCGCCTGACTGACGCGGTGCTGGATATGTTTAAAAACATGAATCAAGGAAAAGTAGTTTTGGATTTTACTCTGCATACAAAAATGGATCAGCCGGTTTTTGGGTTTGGCGATATAAAATCCGCGTTTGAGGGAAAACTTATGCAGGGCAGGGCTCAAGCCGGCTTGCGGCCTCAAGACATGTTGCTATTTCCGGCTAAGATGCTGCAGAACGGAATTAAGAGCGGAGTAGATTTCTCTAGCGCCGCGGTTGACGGAGTATTTGCTGTGGGTAATGGAATAAAGGAATTTTTTGAAGACGTTATAAATAAACCGGCTCCGGCGGCAAATTAG